Proteins from one Hemicordylus capensis ecotype Gifberg chromosome 7, rHemCap1.1.pri, whole genome shotgun sequence genomic window:
- the LOC128332411 gene encoding N-formyl peptide receptor 2-like, protein MQTDTSARQEKIRLRQPLTGSTMEANLTSLRSTEASLLSSSKGKADVDSVMDMVQVFFYSVIFLLGSLGNGVVIWITARQTTSKVNCVWFFNLALADFLFSVSRILPLLKNAFYDEWPFGYFLCQTTGFIKYLNMFGSVFLLAVISLDRVTSVSYPVWAKNRRGPRLAWLAAIGAWFVAITTSLPFYFCRVLIVKNNKTKCTLSMDGRGSTMLTLYLLRLVCGFLVPFAIIVVCYGIIAVTLRRRQTIFRSKKPFKVILAIVVTFFICWAPYHLFLLLKLTGVKSKVISVGSPLTSCLAYLNSCVNPILYFFMGLDFRKKLGRFSLAAAFRKTLLEDSAYSLRRPTKHKKEAASSMDDLNHSTVTVPSSEKTPSPRGLLTGQTHAK, encoded by the exons ATGCAAACAGACACCAGCGCAAGACAAGAGAAGATCAGGCTCCGGCAGCCGCTGACAG GTTCCACCATGGAGGCCAACCTCACTAGCCTACGGTCTACTGAGGCCTCTTTGCTGTCCTCCTCTAAGGGCAAAGCAGATGTGGACAGCGTAATGGACATGGTCCAAGTCTTCTTCTACAGTGTGATCTTCCTTCTTGGCTCCCTTGGCAACGGGGTTGTGATCTGGATCACGGCCCGTCAGACCACCAGCAAGGTCAACTGTGTTTGGTTCTTCAACCTAGCCTTGGCCGACTTCCTGTTCTCCGTGAGTCGGATACTGCCACTGCTGAAGAACGCTTTCTACGATGAATGGCCCTTTGGCTACTTCCTCTGCCAAACCACCGGCTTCATCAAGTACCTGAACATGTTTGGCAGCGTCTTTCTCTTGGCTGTTATCAGCTTAGACCGTGTCACTTCCGTGTCCTACCCGGTGTGGGCCAAAAACCGCCGGGGTCCCCGCTTGGCGTGGTTGGCTGCCATTGGCGCCTGGTTCGTGGCCATTACCACAAGCCTCCCTTTCTATTTTTGCCGTGTGTTAATTGTGAAGAACAACAAGACCAAGTGCACCCTTAGCATGGATGGTAGGGGGTCTACCATGCTGACCTTATATTTGCTGAGGTTGGTATGTGGGTTCCTGGTTCCCTTTGCCATCATTGTGGTCTGCTACGGGATCATCGCAGTGACACTGAGGCGACGGCAGACCATCTTCCGCTCCAAAAAACCCTTCAAGGTCATCTTGGCTATCGTGGTCACCTTCTTCATCTGCTGGGCACCCTAccatctctttctcctcctcaaaTTGACGGGAGTAAAGAGTAAAGTGATTTCTGTGGGCAGCCCCCTCACCTCCTGTCTGGCCTACCTCAACAGCTGTGTCAACCCCATCCTTTACTTCTTCATGGGGTTGGACTTCCGCAAAAAACTAGGCCGTTTCAGTTTGGCTGCGGCCTTCAGGAAAACTTTGCTCGAAGACTCGGCCTACTCATTGCGAAGGCCTACCAAACACAAGAAGGAAGCTGCTTCTTCCATGGATGACCTTAACCACTCCACGGTGACTGTTCCATCATCTGAAAAAACTCCAAGTCCCAGAGGCCTGCTGACTGGGCAGACCCATGCAAAGTAG